One genomic region from Effusibacillus pohliae DSM 22757 encodes:
- the cysE gene encoding serine O-acetyltransferase, with protein sequence MLKLIKEDIRTVFERDPAARSTFEVVLTYSGLHALWAYRIAHAFYKRRYYTLARFISQLARFFTGIEIHPGAKIGRRLFIDHGAGVVIGETAEIGDDVTIYQGVTLGGTGKEKGKRHPTIGNNVLISSGAKVLGSITVGDNSKIGAGSVVLKPVPPNSTVVGVPGRVVIQDGRRVDDLDHCNLPDPVMEMIKQMQDEISSLRKELQEMKRGVTVE encoded by the coding sequence ATGCTGAAATTGATCAAGGAAGATATCCGGACCGTATTTGAGCGGGATCCGGCCGCCAGAAGCACATTCGAAGTGGTTTTGACCTATTCCGGACTGCATGCATTATGGGCCTATCGGATTGCTCATGCTTTTTATAAGCGGCGGTATTATACGCTCGCCCGCTTCATTTCGCAGTTGGCCCGATTTTTCACCGGGATTGAGATCCATCCGGGCGCGAAAATCGGCCGTCGGCTGTTTATCGACCACGGGGCGGGTGTAGTGATTGGCGAAACGGCCGAAATCGGCGATGATGTGACGATTTACCAGGGGGTGACGCTCGGCGGAACCGGCAAGGAAAAAGGCAAGCGCCATCCCACCATCGGCAACAACGTGCTGATCTCAAGCGGCGCGAAAGTGCTCGGGTCGATCACCGTCGGCGACAATTCGAAGATCGGTGCGGGATCGGTGGTGCTTAAGCCGGTGCCTCCCAACTCGACCGTCGTTGGCGTGCCGGGTCGCGTGGTGATTCAGGACGGGCGGCGGGTGGATGATCTGGACCATTGCAATCTGCCTGACCCTGTGATGGAGATGATCAAGCAAATGCAGGACGAAATCTCCTCGTTGCGGAAGGAACTGCAGGAAATGAAAAGAGGAGTGACGGTGGAGTGA
- the cysS gene encoding cysteine--tRNA ligase gives MIRIYNTLTREKEEFIPQEPGKVRMYVCGPTVYNYFHIGNARPFLFFDVVRRYLEYRGFQVKYVQNFTDVDDKIIRVANEEGVHPQVVADRFVEAYFQDAERLGIRRADAHPRVTGHIRDIIAMIGRLIDKGYAYVADGDVYYSTDKFPDYGKLSKQPIDDLLAGARIEVSEKKRNPLDFTLWKAAKPGEVSWPSPWGEGRPGWHIECSAMSKKYLGETLDIHAGGHDLIFPHHENEIAQSEAANGKPFARYWMHNGYININNEKMSKSLGNFVLVHDLLERYDARVIRFFLLSAHYRNPINFSAELMEQAAVGLERIDTAIANLNHCLASAEQGDAGSAGIDPAGLRAKFIKAMDDDFNTADAIATIFELVREANSYLHGGQAKVAGVKAYRDALVELVDVLGLTPAAQQDQLAEEVERLIQERTQARKDRDFKRADEIRDQLAAMGIILEDTPQGVRWKRK, from the coding sequence GTGATTCGCATCTACAACACGCTGACGCGTGAAAAAGAAGAATTCATCCCGCAGGAGCCCGGCAAGGTGCGAATGTATGTATGCGGGCCGACAGTCTACAATTATTTTCACATCGGCAATGCGCGGCCCTTTCTGTTTTTCGATGTGGTGCGCCGCTATCTGGAGTACCGGGGTTTTCAGGTCAAATATGTGCAGAATTTCACGGACGTGGACGACAAAATCATCCGGGTGGCAAACGAGGAAGGAGTCCATCCGCAGGTGGTGGCCGATCGGTTTGTGGAGGCCTATTTTCAGGATGCGGAACGGTTGGGGATTCGCAGGGCGGACGCCCACCCGCGGGTGACCGGGCATATCCGGGACATCATCGCGATGATTGGCCGGCTGATCGACAAAGGTTATGCTTACGTTGCGGATGGGGACGTGTATTATAGCACGGACAAATTTCCCGACTACGGTAAACTGTCGAAACAGCCGATCGATGACCTGCTCGCCGGCGCCCGCATCGAAGTGTCGGAGAAAAAGCGCAACCCGCTCGACTTTACCTTGTGGAAAGCGGCCAAACCGGGCGAGGTGAGTTGGCCTTCGCCGTGGGGCGAAGGGCGGCCCGGCTGGCATATCGAATGTTCCGCGATGAGCAAAAAGTATCTGGGGGAGACGCTGGATATTCACGCTGGCGGGCACGACCTGATTTTTCCCCACCACGAAAATGAGATTGCCCAGTCGGAAGCGGCCAACGGCAAACCGTTCGCCCGCTATTGGATGCACAACGGGTATATCAACATCAACAATGAGAAGATGTCGAAGTCGCTGGGAAATTTCGTGCTGGTGCATGATCTGCTGGAACGGTACGATGCCAGGGTCATCCGGTTCTTCCTGCTGTCCGCCCATTACCGGAACCCGATCAATTTTTCGGCGGAGTTGATGGAACAGGCTGCCGTCGGACTGGAGCGGATCGATACGGCGATCGCCAACCTGAACCACTGCCTGGCGTCGGCGGAACAAGGGGATGCTGGCAGTGCGGGGATCGATCCTGCCGGGCTGCGGGCCAAATTCATCAAGGCGATGGACGACGATTTTAACACGGCCGATGCGATTGCGACGATTTTTGAATTGGTGCGGGAAGCCAATTCCTATTTGCACGGCGGGCAGGCGAAGGTGGCTGGAGTGAAAGCGTACCGCGACGCCCTGGTGGAACTGGTGGATGTGTTGGGCCTGACGCCAGCCGCCCAACAGGACCAACTGGCGGAAGAAGTGGAACGGCTGATTCAGGAACGGACACAGGCCCGGAAAGACAGGGATTTCAAACGGGCGGACGAGATTCGCGACCAACTGGCGGCGATGGGGATCATTTTGGAAGATACGCCGCAAGGCGTACGCTGGAAGCGGAAGTGA
- a CDS encoding Mini-ribonuclease 3, translating to MEDRRREAARRPQEMPALALAYLGDAVWELFVRQHLLALGEMRPHRLQQASVRYVKAKAQADILHFLLEDLSEEEAAVVRRGRNAKSRTVPKHADVIDYRHSTGFESLIGYLFLCGQHERLRELAGKAIEYVDAQWRKDG from the coding sequence ATGGAGGACAGGCGGAGGGAGGCAGCGCGCCGCCCGCAGGAAATGCCAGCGTTGGCGCTTGCCTACCTGGGAGATGCGGTCTGGGAACTGTTTGTCAGGCAGCATTTGCTGGCGCTGGGGGAGATGCGGCCGCATCGGCTGCAGCAGGCGTCGGTTCGCTATGTGAAGGCGAAGGCGCAGGCGGACATTCTGCATTTTTTGCTGGAGGATTTGTCGGAGGAAGAGGCGGCCGTTGTGCGCAGAGGCAGAAATGCCAAGTCGAGGACGGTGCCAAAGCATGCGGACGTGATCGATTATCGGCACAGTACGGGGTTTGAAAGTTTGATCGGCTATTTGTTTCTCTGCGGTCAGCACGAACGGCTGCGAGAATTGGCCGGCAAGGCGATTGAATATGTAGATGCGCAGTGGCGAAAGGACGGATGA
- the rlmB gene encoding 23S rRNA (guanosine(2251)-2'-O)-methyltransferase RlmB, with product MRKAERTRPQGKAGKEAAGSDRRREAAQAADIGEQLEGRHPVLEALKSGRQLNKILLAEGAEGGSVNDILTRAKERGIVVQRVPKAKIDAAAVTRNHQGVIAYLAAKEYVDLEVILQAADRSPRPGLIVVLDEIEDPHNLGSILRTADGVGAHGVVIPKRRAVPLTATVAKASAGAIEHIPVARVTNISQTLEMLKRAGYWVIGTDVNADSMYYQVDMTGPIVMVIGNESKGLGEVVKKRCDYLVRLPMIGQVQSLNAGVAAGVLLYEAVRQRGSKK from the coding sequence ATGAGAAAAGCGGAACGAACGAGGCCGCAAGGAAAGGCGGGAAAGGAAGCGGCCGGTTCCGACCGGCGGCGGGAAGCTGCGCAGGCGGCGGACATCGGCGAGCAGTTGGAAGGCCGCCATCCGGTGCTGGAAGCGTTGAAAAGCGGCCGGCAGCTGAACAAGATTTTGCTGGCTGAGGGGGCGGAAGGCGGTTCGGTCAATGACATTTTGACGCGCGCCAAAGAGCGGGGAATCGTCGTGCAGCGGGTGCCGAAAGCCAAAATCGACGCGGCAGCAGTCACCCGCAACCACCAGGGGGTGATCGCCTATCTGGCCGCAAAGGAATATGTCGATCTGGAGGTGATCCTGCAGGCGGCCGATCGTTCCCCTCGCCCGGGTCTGATCGTCGTGCTGGATGAAATTGAAGATCCGCACAATCTCGGGTCGATTTTGCGGACGGCAGACGGGGTGGGAGCGCATGGAGTGGTGATTCCGAAACGGCGGGCCGTTCCCCTGACGGCCACCGTCGCCAAGGCGTCTGCCGGAGCGATTGAGCATATCCCGGTTGCCCGTGTCACCAACATTTCGCAGACGCTTGAAATGCTCAAGCGAGCCGGGTACTGGGTGATCGGCACCGACGTGAACGCGGACAGCATGTATTATCAAGTGGACATGACCGGACCGATCGTCATGGTGATCGGGAACGAAAGCAAGGGACTGGGGGAAGTGGTGAAAAAAAGGTGTGACTATCTCGTCCGGCTGCCGATGATCGGACAGGTGCAATCCTTGAATGCCGGCGTGGCTGCAGGCGTTCTGCTGTACGAAGCGGTGCGCCAGCGGGGAAGCAAAAAATAG
- a CDS encoding NYN domain-containing protein, whose protein sequence is MREVLIVDGYNIIGSWPALVELKNESLELARDQLVGMLKEFQSFTGMQVIVVFDAHMSSGARKEYKVGNVQVVFSKEGETADERIERIVYEMEKRAAHIYVATSDQVEQQITFGEGALRISARELERRVKEARKSVRKAVRKLNPSRNTLADQLDGRIAEIFEKWRRKDTD, encoded by the coding sequence ATGAGAGAAGTTTTGATCGTAGACGGGTACAACATCATCGGTTCCTGGCCGGCGCTTGTGGAATTGAAGAACGAAAGCCTGGAACTGGCCCGCGACCAGCTGGTCGGGATGCTCAAGGAATTTCAGAGCTTCACCGGCATGCAAGTGATTGTTGTTTTTGATGCGCACATGTCGTCGGGAGCGCGCAAGGAATACAAAGTGGGCAACGTGCAGGTGGTTTTTTCCAAGGAAGGCGAGACGGCGGATGAACGGATCGAACGGATCGTGTACGAGATGGAGAAACGGGCTGCCCACATTTACGTGGCGACATCGGATCAGGTCGAACAGCAGATCACGTTTGGCGAAGGCGCGCTGCGCATCAGCGCGCGGGAACTGGAAAGAAGGGTGAAGGAAGCGCGCAAATCGGTCCGGAAAGCGGTGCGGAAACTGAATCCGTCAAGAAATACGCTTGCAGACCAGTTGGACGGAAGAATCGCTGAAATTTTCGAAAAGTGGCGGCGAAAAGACACGGATTGA
- the sigH gene encoding RNA polymerase sporulation sigma factor SigH, with amino-acid sequence MLPMNLHARAIEEEKDLNELSDEDLVEFVREGDDEALEHLIHRYKNFVKAKARSYFLIGADREDIVQEGMIGLYKAVRDYRDDKLTSFKAFAELCITRQIITAIKTATRQKHIPLNSYVSLDKPIYDEDSDRTLLDVIVGSRVSDPEELLINQEEFVDIEAKMGEILSDLERKVLMLYLDGRSYQEIAVDLKRHVKSIDNALQRVKRKLERYLEVRDVN; translated from the coding sequence ATGTTGCCAATGAATCTTCATGCGCGAGCGATTGAAGAGGAGAAGGACCTGAATGAGTTGTCGGACGAGGACCTGGTTGAATTCGTCAGGGAAGGCGACGATGAGGCGCTCGAACACCTGATTCACAGATACAAGAATTTCGTCAAGGCGAAGGCCCGTTCCTATTTTTTGATCGGGGCGGACCGGGAAGACATCGTGCAGGAGGGCATGATCGGTTTGTACAAGGCGGTGCGCGACTACCGCGACGACAAACTGACCTCCTTCAAAGCGTTTGCCGAACTTTGTATCACACGCCAAATCATCACCGCGATCAAAACCGCCACCAGACAAAAGCACATACCCCTCAATTCCTACGTTTCGTTGGACAAGCCCATTTATGACGAAGATTCGGATCGCACGCTGCTCGACGTGATCGTCGGATCGCGGGTGTCCGATCCGGAGGAGCTGCTGATCAATCAGGAAGAATTTGTTGATATCGAGGCGAAAATGGGGGAAATCCTGAGCGATTTGGAACGCAAAGTGCTGATGCTGTACTTGGACGGGCGGTCGTACCAGGAGATCGCGGTCGATCTGAAGCGGCATGTGAAATCGATCGATAACGCGTTGCAAAGAGTCAAACGAAAATTGGAGCGTTACCTTGAAGTCCGGGATGTCAATTGA
- the rpmG gene encoding 50S ribosomal protein L33, translated as MRVAVTLACTECKQRNYITKKNKKNNPDRIELKKYCKYCNHHTLHRETR; from the coding sequence ATGCGTGTAGCGGTCACGCTGGCTTGCACCGAATGCAAACAGCGAAATTATATTACCAAGAAAAACAAGAAGAACAACCCGGATCGCATCGAACTGAAGAAGTACTGCAAGTATTGCAACCATCATACTCTTCATCGCGAAACCCGTTAA
- the secE gene encoding preprotein translocase subunit SecE translates to MRKMTGIISFFRDGWGELKRVRWPNRKELLSYTTVVVVTCVILSVVIFLFDLGVSELLKLIGLGR, encoded by the coding sequence ATGAGGAAGATGACGGGGATCATCTCCTTCTTCCGCGACGGATGGGGAGAGCTGAAGCGGGTACGTTGGCCGAATCGCAAAGAATTGCTGTCTTACACGACGGTTGTGGTTGTAACTTGCGTGATTCTGTCGGTCGTGATCTTTCTGTTTGATCTCGGCGTTAGCGAATTGTTGAAGTTGATCGGCCTCGGCCGGTAG
- the nusG gene encoding transcription termination/antitermination protein NusG produces MEKRWYVVHTYSGYENKVKTNLERRVQSMDMQDKIFRVLVPTEEEIEVKNGKKKAVARKVFPGYVLVEMIMTDDSWYVVRNTPGVTGFVGSSGSGSKPTPLMPHEVRSILRQMGVEEAKPKVDFSLKEAVRVVEGPFANFVGSVEEIHPDKQKLKVLVSMFGRETPLELDFSQVEKL; encoded by the coding sequence ATGGAAAAACGCTGGTATGTCGTGCATACCTATTCGGGCTATGAGAACAAGGTGAAAACGAATCTGGAACGGCGTGTCCAGTCGATGGACATGCAAGACAAGATTTTCCGCGTTCTGGTTCCGACGGAAGAGGAGATCGAGGTTAAGAACGGGAAGAAGAAGGCGGTTGCACGCAAGGTTTTTCCGGGTTATGTGTTGGTCGAGATGATCATGACGGACGATTCCTGGTACGTGGTGCGCAATACGCCTGGCGTCACCGGGTTTGTCGGATCTTCCGGTTCCGGTTCAAAACCGACTCCCCTCATGCCGCACGAGGTTCGCAGCATACTTCGGCAGATGGGCGTCGAGGAAGCCAAGCCGAAGGTCGACTTCTCGCTGAAGGAAGCGGTGCGGGTGGTCGAGGGGCCGTTTGCCAATTTTGTCGGCAGCGTGGAAGAGATTCATCCGGATAAGCAGAAACTGAAAGTTCTCGTTTCCATGTTTGGCCGGGAAACCCCTCTGGAACTTGATTTTTCGCAAGTTGAGAAGTTATAA
- the rplK gene encoding 50S ribosomal protein L11, producing MAKKVIKVVKLQIPAGKATPAPPVGPALGQAGVNIMGFCKEFNARTADQGGLIIPVVITVYEDRSFTFETKTPPAAVLLKKAAGIESGSGEPNKKKVATLKRAKVREIAETKMPDLNAADIEAAMRMVEGTARSMGIVIED from the coding sequence GTGGCGAAGAAAGTGATTAAAGTGGTCAAGCTTCAGATTCCTGCCGGTAAAGCCACCCCTGCGCCACCGGTTGGTCCGGCTCTGGGTCAGGCTGGGGTTAACATCATGGGATTCTGCAAGGAGTTCAACGCGCGAACGGCCGATCAGGGCGGGCTGATTATCCCGGTTGTGATCACCGTGTACGAGGACCGTTCCTTCACGTTCGAAACGAAGACGCCACCGGCTGCCGTTCTGCTGAAAAAAGCGGCGGGTATCGAGTCTGGATCCGGCGAACCGAACAAGAAGAAGGTGGCCACCCTCAAGCGCGCGAAGGTCCGCGAAATCGCGGAAACCAAAATGCCTGACCTGAACGCTGCAGACATTGAGGCTGCAATGCGGATGGTGGAAGGAACCGCCCGTTCGATGGGGATTGTCATCGAAGACTGA
- the rplA gene encoding 50S ribosomal protein L1: MAKKGKNYLEAAKLINKDAVYDPAEAVSLVKKAAKAKFDETVEVAVRLGVDVKKADQQVRGAVVLPHGTGKVPRVLVFAKGEKAKEAEAAGADYVGDEDLINKINQGWFEFDVVVATPDMMASVGKLGRVLGPKGLMPNPKTGTVTFDVKKAVEEIKSGKIEYRTDKAGNIHAPIGKVSFDEGKLLDNFYVLIDALQKAKPAAAKGQYIRNVSISSTMGPGIKVNLAKLSPEAK, translated from the coding sequence ATGGCGAAAAAAGGGAAGAACTACCTGGAGGCTGCCAAGCTGATCAATAAAGACGCTGTCTACGATCCGGCGGAAGCGGTCTCGCTGGTAAAAAAAGCGGCGAAAGCGAAATTTGATGAAACGGTCGAAGTGGCCGTTCGTCTCGGTGTCGACGTCAAGAAAGCGGATCAGCAAGTGCGCGGTGCGGTTGTGCTGCCGCACGGCACCGGTAAAGTGCCCCGCGTGCTGGTGTTCGCGAAGGGCGAAAAGGCGAAGGAAGCGGAAGCTGCCGGCGCTGACTATGTAGGGGATGAAGACCTGATCAACAAAATCAACCAGGGCTGGTTTGAGTTCGATGTGGTCGTTGCGACCCCCGACATGATGGCGTCCGTTGGTAAACTCGGCCGCGTGCTCGGTCCGAAAGGGCTGATGCCGAACCCGAAGACCGGCACGGTTACGTTCGATGTGAAAAAAGCGGTCGAAGAGATCAAATCCGGTAAGATCGAATACCGCACCGACAAAGCGGGCAACATCCACGCGCCGATCGGCAAGGTGTCGTTTGACGAAGGGAAGCTGCTCGACAACTTCTACGTGTTGATCGACGCCCTGCAAAAAGCGAAACCGGCTGCTGCAAAAGGGCAATACATCCGGAACGTTTCCATCAGCTCCACGATGGGGCCGGGCATCAAAGTGAACCTGGCCAAACTGTCGCCGGAAGCGAAGTAA
- the rplJ gene encoding 50S ribosomal protein L10, which yields MGIREEKAQLVQEIAQKLRDSKSTIVTDYRGLTVAEVTELRKRLREAGIEFKVLKNTLTRRATAELGLTELDAHLTGPTAIAFSYDDVVAPARILNDFAKEHKALELKAGVLEGRVVGLEEVKALASLPSREGLISMLLSVLQAPMRNFAYAVKQIAEQKEQQA from the coding sequence ATGGGAATTCGTGAGGAAAAAGCGCAACTGGTGCAGGAGATAGCGCAAAAATTGCGCGACAGCAAGAGTACGATCGTAACCGACTATCGGGGACTGACCGTGGCGGAAGTGACCGAGTTGCGGAAAAGGCTGCGGGAAGCGGGTATCGAATTCAAAGTGTTGAAAAATACGCTCACCCGCCGGGCGACCGCCGAGCTGGGGCTGACCGAACTGGATGCGCATCTGACCGGTCCGACGGCGATCGCGTTCTCGTATGACGATGTGGTGGCGCCGGCCCGCATTTTGAACGACTTCGCGAAGGAACATAAAGCGCTCGAGCTGAAAGCGGGCGTGCTGGAAGGCCGTGTGGTCGGTCTCGAAGAAGTAAAGGCGCTGGCTTCCTTGCCGTCGCGTGAAGGTCTCATCTCGATGCTGCTCAGCGTCTTGCAGGCTCCGATGCGGAACTTTGCATACGCCGTCAAGCAGATCGCCGAGCAAAAGGAACAGCAGGCGTAA
- the rplL gene encoding 50S ribosomal protein L7/L12: MSKEQIIEAIKGMSVLELNELVKAIEEEFGVTAAAPVVMAGGAATAGAAVEEKTEFDVILASAGASKINVIKVIREVTGLGLKEAKEIADNAPKAIKEKTSKEDAEAIKAKLEEAGATVEIK, encoded by the coding sequence ATGTCGAAAGAACAAATCATTGAAGCGATTAAAGGCATGTCCGTTTTGGAATTGAACGAACTGGTCAAAGCGATCGAAGAAGAGTTTGGCGTAACGGCTGCTGCTCCGGTCGTCATGGCTGGCGGTGCGGCTACTGCAGGCGCTGCCGTTGAAGAGAAAACCGAATTTGACGTGATCCTGGCGAGCGCTGGCGCTTCCAAGATCAACGTGATCAAAGTGATCCGCGAAGTGACGGGCCTTGGCTTGAAAGAAGCGAAGGAAATCGCTGACAACGCGCCGAAGGCGATCAAGGAAAAAACTTCGAAAGAAGATGCCGAAGCGATCAAGGCGAAGCTGGAAGAAGCGGGCGCTACGGTCGAGATCAAGTAA
- a CDS encoding class I SAM-dependent methyltransferase codes for MADHYFSNRPAAAHDLRLIRERLRGFPFEFWTDAGVFSKGGVDFGSRLLIETMEIPRAARVLDIGCGYGPIGIAAAKLAVDGTVLMVDVNERAVELARKNIVHNSITNAQARVSDLFAVVPDEPFDRILTNPPIRAGKAVVHQIFEGAADRLKPDGELWIVIQKKQGAPSARRKLEGLFEQVEDRAKDAGYRIFCCKNPKSFA; via the coding sequence GTGGCGGACCATTATTTTTCCAACCGGCCGGCGGCGGCCCATGACTTGCGTCTGATCCGGGAACGACTGCGCGGCTTTCCGTTTGAGTTCTGGACGGATGCCGGGGTGTTCTCGAAGGGAGGCGTCGATTTCGGCAGCCGTCTGTTAATAGAAACAATGGAGATTCCGCGTGCTGCACGGGTGCTCGACATCGGGTGCGGCTACGGGCCTATCGGCATCGCGGCGGCAAAATTGGCGGTCGACGGAACGGTGCTGATGGTGGATGTGAATGAACGGGCAGTCGAACTCGCCCGGAAAAACATCGTTCACAACTCGATCACGAATGCGCAGGCCCGGGTGAGCGACTTGTTCGCGGTCGTGCCGGACGAACCGTTTGACCGAATTTTGACGAATCCGCCGATCCGTGCGGGGAAAGCTGTCGTCCACCAGATCTTCGAGGGGGCGGCCGACCGGTTGAAACCGGACGGGGAACTGTGGATTGTGATTCAAAAGAAACAGGGAGCGCCTTCCGCCCGCAGGAAACTCGAGGGATTGTTCGAGCAGGTGGAAGACAGGGCGAAAGATGCAGGGTATCGAATTTTCTGCTGCAAAAACCCGAAAAGTTTCGCTTGA